The Panicum virgatum strain AP13 chromosome 6K, P.virgatum_v5, whole genome shotgun sequence nucleotide sequence agctgagtctcgagagagtctgaggATCTGTGTGTatatgtgttctagcgggcgtgctctcccttttatatgtctaaggggagcacgtacactgagcgggcccccgacatgtggacccggcgatgtattataaactacactttggccttcaatgcctcagatccggagatcttgtcgtcggctttcgtgcatagcttctgaccagggatggtcttgagctgtcctgtcggagtgagtctagcctctggagccgcgcgttgaggtcatgatgaagcgccgaactactgactcagtccgctgtagcagcgtgcactgttgctccagttagtagctggtcatcatgactcgttgcCCATCCGCgaggcgctgagtctttaatgcttgccttggtaactgacgagccgcctcggtaactggcgatccatagtgtggactgacaaaagctgccccgtgcccagatgcagcagagcccgcctcaaccactcgcacttaatgcgtgtgggtgagggagcttccagcggaaggcttgcgcccgcgcccgcgtctgcgtgacacgtcgcggctccggacccctcccgagcagctagatgagccgagagctcacgggggtccggataggcacgtggaggtcccggacccatctgtgGGAGTTCGAGTCCTTGGTCACAGGTGCttagcatttccacctctgggacatgtggtgacaccggacccgtccccgagcggaaagcgggtccgggaccgttggtccggtgagatggagtcggaccctaggggtccggctgctcagctccttagggcgtagttacggataactatgcGAGTCTTGGcatagtaggagtgggtaccccagctgcagggtaccgacagacaTCTACATGTCCTCCTCACCTATTAATTATTGGTTaaattattttatatttttctttcagTATATGgtaatggatatttatatctatACTAAACAGATGGTCATATAGTGAGTTCTCAAGCGACAAACAAATCGGGTGTTAAACAAAAGCATGTACAAGCAATCAATAAGATGATACAGTCAGGTTGTAATAAGCCCACAAGACTACACCTTTAGTTGCTTTTCATTGGTTTTAATCATATTTGATGGACTTTAAACATCGACATGACTCTTATTATAAACTCCTAAATTTGCAGGTCATGATCTTTGTGAAGACGAAGGCGACTATGACGACAACATGGATGAAGACGGTGAAGGAGACAAACCATATATTaacataaattttttgaattttttattttgattaacTATAATGAttaattatttattattgttCATGTTCTAAAAAATAGATGGTGGGGGTTCACGTTTGCATGTCAGCGCAGAGAGTATTAATGCTATATTATGCAGATCCGCAATGGTGTTTTTAATATATTGTTTTATGGTGGAAGGCTTTTCCAACAATAGATAGTGGATATGTATTTCAAAATAGAAAGTATGCGACTAGATTGGTACTCCAATTCAGAACACCAGAAGATTATTAGGGCAGACCTTTATCAGGTACATTTAAATATATTAGCATCATTTAACACGTTTTTTGTTTATGTGCTGTTGGATTCAAGTGGGTTTTATTTTCATTGACAGGGTATAATGGACACCCTTGCTGCCGGTGAACACATGGGTTTGAAGGCTGGTAAATTGGTTGTTTTGTCTAAGAATTTTCCCGAAAGTGATAGAGATGTGCAATGCAGGTTCATAGATGCAATGTCATTAGTTGCTAGATATGGAAGGCTGGATTACTTTGTAACTATGACTTGCAACCCTTATTGGCCGGAGATAACTGAACTTTTGTTGCCGGGGCAGACACCTCAAGATAGACCAGATATTGTGGCAAGGGTTTACCATGCCAAACTGATTGATCTTCATGACTTTCTCATTAAGAAGGGTCACTTTGGAAAGGTGGCAGTCTGGGCACACGTTACTGAGTTTCAGAAAAGAGGTTTGCCGCATGAACATTTCTTGCTTGTGATGGAGAGCAGTTCAAAGCTTAATGGGCCTGATGATTTTGATAAATATATTTCAGTAGAACTTCCCGATGAAAAAAATACCCTCTGCTCCATGAACTTGTCTGTAAACACATGATGCATGGTCCTTGTGGAGTTCTTAATAAAAAATTGTGCTTGCATGCAAGATGGTGGATGCCGTTTCAAGTATCCTAAAGACCATAGATCAAGGAAAGGATGCATACTCTATATATAGAAGAAGGAATGATGGTCACAAGGTTTTTGTGCGTAAGAAATGGCTGGATAATAGATGAGTTGTACCATAGAATCCAACACTCCTGATGAGATATAACTGCCACATCAATATTGAAGTTTGCACTAGTATCAAGTGCTGCAAGTATCTCTATAAATATGTATACAAGGGCACTGATTGTGCACCATTTGCAGTTGGGAATCATAATCAGAATGAAGAGATAGAGATCAATGAAATTAAACAGTACAGCAAGGCACGATGTATTACATCTATTGAAGCTGTATATCGACTCTATAGATTCTCATTATATTCCCTGAATCCCCCTGTGCTTCAAATGCAAGTTGATCTTCCTGGGATGCACATGGTTCCATTCAATGATCACGACAACCTTGAGGATGTGCTAGAGCGCGTTAGGAACCAGAGATCAATGCTTACAGAGTTTTTTAGAATGAATATCGAAGATCCAAATGCTAGAGATACTTATACAGGGAATTTTCAGAACATTATACATGGAACAAgtccaaaaaaatttggaaacctAGAAAGAGAAGGTTCCAGATTGAAAGGTTGGTGTATGCATACCCATCTGAAGGCGAAAGGTTTTATCTTCGTGTGCTTCTAAACCATGTTCGAGGTCCAACATCATTCACATCAATCAGAACAGTCTGTGGTGTGGTCAGTCCTACATTTAGATAATGATGTGATCATGTGAGAAACTTGGACTTGTTGAATCAGATAGCTCACTTGATGCCGCACTTAACGAAGCAGTAACTTTTCAGATGCCATAAGCTCTTAGAAGAATGTTTGCCACTATTATGGTTTTTTGCGAGTACACGAACATCCGTGCCCTTTGTAAAAAGCATTTTGATTTAATGGCTGAGGACTACCGTTATGTCATGGAAATTCTTCAAATGTTCAGCAGTTTATGCTTCGAGACATTGCTGATATTGTTTCATTGATGGGTAAAGACATTAGAAATTATGGTCTGCCAATCCTACATCAATCTGGTAAGATAATTTACATATTTTGTTTCATGCCTTCCATTCTCATTAACATTATTTATACTATTAAATTCATTTTGAACTGAACTTTGACTGATATTTAAAATTTTACTTGAACAGATGATATGAGCAGAGACTATTATAGGAAACTAACTGAGGAGAAGAAAATTGTCGTTTCTAATGAAGACTTAAGATTATCTGAGTCGCTTAATGCTGAGCAAATGGAAGGTTTTGATGAAATTTTGGATCATGTTATCAACAATAAAGGGAAAGTTTTTTTTGTAGATGGTCCTGATGGTACCGGAAAGACATATCTTTATAGGGCCCTTTTGACCAGAATTCGATCCATGGATCGCATCGCAATAGCTACGGCTACATCTGGAATTGCAGCATCCATCATGCCTGGTGGTCGTACAGCTCATTCGAGGTTCAAAATTCCCATAAAAATTGAGGATAATTCTATGTGCAACTTTACCAAACAAAGTGGTACTGCAGCACTCTTGCATGAGGCATATCTGATTATATGGGATGAGGTTGCCATGACACGAAGACAGGCAGTAGAGACACTTGATAAATCTTTACAAGATATTACAGAATGTGATTTATCATTTGGGGGTAAAGTAATAGTGTTTGGTGGGGATTTTAGACAAGTTCTTCCTGTTGTTGCTAGAGGTACTAGAGCACAAATTTGTGACGCCACTTTACTTCGATCATAGATATGAGATGATATCAAGATAATACAGTTGAAGTAGAACATGAGAGCCCAGAATGATGTATGGTTCTCGGAATTTCTATAAAGAATTGGTGAGGGAATAGAAAAGACCTTTCAAAATAATTATGTGCAATTGCCGGATGACATTATGCTTGAGTATACTAATGAGCAATCAATTGACACTCTCATTGATTATGTGTTTCCTGATCTAGCTGCGAACTATATCTCCGTCAGTTACATGCGCGAGCGTGCTATCCTATCAACAAGAAATGAGCATGTTGATAATCTCAACGCTAGGATGATTGGAAAGTTTCCTGGAAATGAAAAGATTTACTACAGTCATAATTCCGTAGATAATGATTCAACTAATAACTATCCTCTTGATTTTTTTAACTCAATTACTCCAAATGGACTTCCTCCGCATGAGCTTAAGATTAAGAAGAACTGTCATGTCATACTCCTTCAAAATTTGGATCCTCATAATGGACTGTGCAATGGAACTCGACTTATAGTGAAGGCTTTTGAGGACAATGCAATTGATTGTGAAATTGTAAATGGACAGTATGCTGGAAATCGAGTTTTTATACCAAGGATTCCAATAAGACTCAGTTTTCCAATGACAATAAAGCTCAGGGTTAAACTATACCGAATGTTGGGATCTATCTTCCAGAGCCTGTTTTCTCTCATGAATAGTTATATGTTGCCTTATCAAGAGGTGTTTCACGTTCAACTACATGGATGTTGGCCAAACCTAACAAAGACGTGGATCCCACCGGTAGAAGTACCAAAAATATTGTTTTCAGAGACATTTTACATACTTGAAAAGTAGAACCACTCATACTTGAATACAGGAATTTTACTTGATATATACTGTTTTCTTTGAAGTATCAATGCTATTGGTTTTTCTTGACATGCTTTCATGGTGCCATGACAGTGGAGATGGACACATCGTACAATCATTATTGGGATCGGAGATAGACGTCAAATCCTGATGACAAGTGGTGAATCTCCTTCATCATTTGAGTTGATTCTCATGTTATTTGGCGGAGCAGTTGAGGCATGCATATTTCGGATATTGTACAGACTTGCTGTACATCCAACTAAGAAGCATGTAAACATTGCATCGACAAGTTGATATAGATAATTTGTCCGTCCTTCAGAATTTCTAAAATCACGATTGTTCATTAGGTTTTCATTTCCATATATTGAAATCACGATTTTTTATTAGGCCCATAATCGAGACCACGTCGCCACGAAAATATATACGTTTTCACCAAAACTGAGTTTTCGTTGCTCGTGGCCCCTAAAATTTAATTTGatcattttttttgcaacatCACTCTTCGAACATGTGCGTGCCACACGTGCACCCTACTAGTCACTTGTTAGGAGGCATGGATATTGGAGGGGCTGCTTCGTTTTTGGTTTGGCGGCCTAGCTGACTAGTGACTAGTAGCTCCTGCGAGTCGTTTAGCTGGGTGCGTCGCATGATTCTGTGGAGAACGTATCAGGTGCAAAacaacctctccgtgcaaactatgaaaactccaATCTGAatcattggatcaacatccaaggagtATGGAAGATTAGATATTTTTTTAGGGGTAgattggataattttacaatctggacccgcccttcgattgggtaatcacacttttgcaaatcccccctcccatCTCTTTGCGctcctccccttggatgttgatctgatggtccagattgaagttttcatagtttgtaGGTTTGGTTTGCAtctgatatgttcccttttcTATGCACTGATTGGACTTCTTATGGAACGAAAGCTGCGAGCTTAACTAGTAATATCAGCAGAGatttctagattttttttttgtcatagacaaaaagaaaacaagaagaAAAACACTAGACACCTTTTTTAAACgaatagaagaaaaatattaGATACTAGTACTTCAGAGCTGAGTAATGCGTACTAGCAGTACAGATCGGTAGTAGAGCACCGGCTAGCTGCTCATCCAGTGCCTACTCTCTTGGACTGGACAAATTATTGGGCTCGTCTGCTAGATTCTCCCATATGCTTCTGCGATCGGATGGCAGCGTGGCCACGCACACATGGTGTGCTCCCACGCCGTTCTGCCTCTATCATCATGTACAGGAGCAAGAAGCAGCCATGTCAACCACAACTCCACAACTCCACAAGGTGCAACAGCCAGTGCCCCGTTTCAGAGATGAAGCATGAACCAGCTTTATGATTGTGGAGCTGCAGGTTCCAATCAGTGACGTTGAAATTAATGTCACCATTAAGAGATGATAGCAGATGTATCGTCAGGCAGTATTTACTTCTCACTAAACACATTGCCTTTTTGCCTTTTTCTTTGAAAACATGTCGGCAAAAGCCTTTTATGGTACTAGCTCGCTGCTGTTTCGATTTACAAGTGCTTGACAGTAATTCAAATTGTTTGATGACTGCTTCTCCGATCagtcaatagtatttttctctcacaccaaatcagcaccagccatcagtcAACCAATaataattttctctcacaataaaCCAGCACCAACCACCAGCCGCAACCAATAAAATATAGAATAGAGTAAATGTAAACATGTCCCACTATCCTTGATTTGTATCCACTCCCTGTCACTGTCACATTTTCTTCAGTGTTCCGACCGGCCTAACCATTTTGTACCGGAAAGCAATTTGTGTGGTAATAAGGTCGGTCTCAATGAGAATGGAGAgttttatgacattaaatacTATTATTTTTGCTGACATGGTAAGGAGATAGAAAGctagagtttcatgggatgtgagaagAGTTTTATCACAATGAAACTCATCTGGTACAATTATCTAGTTCTCAGTCTAGGTAACTGTGTTCATAAAAGAGACTTGCAAATAATCAAGCCTTATTTTCTTGAGCGGATCGGACAAGACGCAATAGTTGTTTTCACTATTGGTCTGTTGAGTGACTGTATATTTCCATGTGCACTTTGCAGAGTTTTGGCCACCTATTGTATACGCTAAAAATTGTAGAATAGCCCAGCATACTTTAAGGTTGGTCCAATGACCACACcagattctcaaaaaaaaaaaacaatgcatctgaaaaaaaaatcatagagGGCGAACGCAAGAATCAAATGCCACATACGAAGTCCTCTGCAAATAAATGCCATACTCAAGCTTTTGTCTCAAGTTCGAGCTTTGAAGCTCAGTTTAATCCGAGTCCAGCCTGCTAAGGGCGTCCGCAACGGTCCTCGCCAGCGGCTAGCGACGTCGCCGGCTGCATTTACTCTCCGGGCCCGCGCGCGCTCTCCTGTTGCTCAAATCGATCGGCGACGAACTCCTCGCTAGTGGCCACTGTGCGTCAACTGTTTATCGATTAAACAAATCAACTCGCGGCCAAATCGCTCGCCGTTGCGGACGAGCCATGAAATTATCATCTTTGTTTACTCGAGAAAAAGGAAAACCCTAAACTACCCTCTCTCTCATCACTACTTGGTCAACATGTGAATCATCCTCCCAGGAAAGGCCACGAGAGAATCAAATCATCAATGTCCCTGCCACGTCTGCTGTGCAACACGTGCTAGAGAGAGAATACAGTGTTAAGGCGTTGTTCAGTTCTTTAcattacatgtaaacgcaaagccgtaaacgcattaaagtgaaaaagaatcttactaatttgaagtactaaatgaagtctatttacaaaactttttgcatggatgggctgtaaatcgcgagacgattctaatgagtctacttaattcatgatttgcaacagtgatactacagtaaccatccgctaattattaattaatcatggattaattagcatcattagattcgtctcgcgatttacaactcatctatgcaaaaagttttgcaaatagacttcatttagtacttcaaataaccaagattcctttgcaaaattattttgcaaaatgaactaaggccatgtttagttctttacatgtaaacacaaaaaaaccgtaaacacattaaagtgaaaatgaatcttgctaatttgaagtactaaataaagtctatttacaaaactttttgcatggttgggctgtaaatcgcgagacgaatctaatgagcctacttaatctatgttTGCagcaatgatgctacagtaactatccgctaattattaattaaacatggattaattagcatcattagattcgtctcgcgatttgcaacccatctatgcaaaaagttttgcaaatagacttcatttaatactttaaatgaccaagattcctttgcaaaatgaactaaacatgcCCTTAGTGTACACCCAGTGTTGTATCACTTGTGTGTGAGGATTCAAGGAGAGTGTATTACGCAGTGCTTGCCGAGAAGGTACACGCCAGGGCAGGCCACCAGGCACCAGCATTGGATTTGAATGCAAGCGCAGGGCCAGTGGCCAGAGAGCAGCATGTAGCGCGCAGGCCGCAGTTGGACGGGTATACCCCAGATGGTCCCGTTTGATTTTCAGTACTAGGGAGTATTAGGAAATTTTGACTGCTAATtacagtattaaataaaattaatttacaaaattaactccaGAATTCTGGAGCTAGGAAttttgaagaatctaatgaggcctttgaccgcgtgattagaggatggtactgtagcatcactgtagccaattataaattaattaatgcctttagattcgtcgcgaaaagttacacttatttttgaaaaaaaattacaaatagatttcatttagcacTCATACGAGAGATTATTTTCTTGGATCGTGTGCACTAAGAAGCCCTGGTCATCTCCCCGGGAGCACGGATTTCCAGGCAAAACAAGGCCATGCTCTGGCTCACTGGCTCTGCCCCACTCACCAGCATATTATTACTACTACTGGTAGTAGTATCCCGTGTCCTCTTCTGGTCTACCGCTGCCTGCGACTGCGAGATCTCCTCTCGCGCGTCGCTGCTTGTGTTTGCCCTAGAAAGACCTGCTCGGTGTCCCAATGGTAGTTTAGGGTTTTACTTACCCAACGGCATGGCATTGCAACATTTCATTGCAAGATTTGCATCAGTTGTAGTAGTTTAGTACTGCTCCATTGGCTAAGCTTAGGGCGCCAGGTGGGGAGGCACCACCCCAGAGCACATAAAACAAGAGCCTAAATCGGTCAGATGACGGGCATTATTCAATGGCCCCAACCCCACCTTTCCAAGCACTGTTCCAGATGAGAATCACAGCCCCATCAAGATTCGAAACACACGGACTTGGTCTTGGCAAGGTTTGAGTTGCAAATCGCAAACAGTTTTGATCTTCAGAATTGGACGGACAGGATGGTTCTTCCTGGGGCGTGAAGCCCCAGCTTTGGCCTTGCTGCAAATTTGGGCTCTACTGTTGGTGGGTAGATTTTGGCCTTTCCCTGCTTGCTTTGCCTCCGTCCATTGGGAATGGTGCTGGTCTTCTCGCAGTGGTGTGTGACACTAGCCCTAGCAGCAGGAGTAGTAGTAGCTTCACATTTGCTCTGCACCTTTTGATGCCACATATGGTTTCCAATATTTTTTTCTGATAATATTTTAAGGGCTGGCTGGTGGTCATCTCAAGAGACCTTGAACTAAAGCTGTACTTTGCGTGACATGAATGGGCCTCCACCCTTCATTTGCTCCTAGGACAGGGGAGGGTCACAGTCGCCCGCAGGAGGATAGTTACGCCCATCCCATTCAATGGCTTGAGTGGGAAAGGCAGCGTGCCCGTTTTTAAATCCAaatccagctccagcctccaagcTCTCCTGCCATTTTTCTGTTCTTGAAGCATCAGGGAATACACCATCGGCTCTGATGTGGCTGGATTCTTGAAGGCTGCATTTGTCTTGGTAAGTTTCCCCCCTTTGACCTGTTTCTTGAAGGTTCAATTTCTTTGGCGCATTTTTTGATTTCTTAGTCAAGAGCACCAGAGCAGTATCCGCAGATTGCTGCAGATTATTGCTATATTCTTTTGTGGTAGCTTTCTGAATGAGATGCAGTATATTccttatttttcttgatttgatGTTTTTTTGGTTCTAATAAAACTCTGTTATTTTCTTCCCCTTTTGCGCAATCTTTGATAGGGAAATGAGGTGCGCCAGATAGTGCGGCTCTTTCCAGCAAGCTTCCAGAGCTTTGTGATTTGGTTGCCATGGAGGACGAGCAAAAAGCTGCGTGCTTCCTTGATGTGCCCAAGGATATCCCCATTGCCACCAAGTCCCTCACCATCCGGACCAGCGCCGCCGGATGCGGCAGCGGCTCCGACCGGTCCTGCCCCATCTCGCCGGCCATCTCCATCACGCCGCACCTCTACTCGCCGTCACCGCCGTCGTCCGCGTTCGTGTCCGCGCTGCAGTCCCCGTACATCTCGCCTCGAGttctcgagccgccgccgccgccgccggcgcctcagcCGCGCCAAGAAACCAAGGCCGCCGGCGGCAGTgtcgccaccaccgcggcgCCGTCACCGGCGTCATGCTCCAACGGGTCCCACTCGGAGGATATCGACGCGCCCAGCGCGCCCAGCGCGCTGCGCACGCCACCGTCCGAGCGCTACGACTCCAGCAGGATCGACGCGGCCAAGAtttccgacggcggcggcggggcccttcCCCCACGCGTATCGTTCTCGTTCCCCGTGCCGCGGGTGTCCTTCACCAGGGGCTCCGTGGCATCGCCGTCCTCCAACGCCAAGCTCCGGAGCTGCGACGTGTACATTGGCTACCACGGCAACGGCGGTCTTGGCAGGTTCTGCAAGTGGCTCAAATCAGAGCTTGAGCTGCAGGGCATTGCCTCTTTCGTTGCTGACCGTGCAAAGTACTCGGACTCGCAGAACCATGAGGTTGCAGACCGGATTATTTGCTCGGTTGCATTTGGTGTTGTGGTTGTCACCATGTCAAGTTTCCTCAATCCATTTAGCCTTGAGGAGATCAGATTCTTTGCTCAGAAGAAGAACCTGGTGCCTATATTGTTCGATACTGAACTGTCAGAGATTGCGGGGCTTTTTTATGGTAAATTGGAGGATAAGGAGGGGAAGGAAGCATTTGAAGGTCTGATGCGGTGCCATGAATTCAAACTTGAGGCGAAtgagggcaattcaagaagctgcGTGTTGAGGACAGTTACTCTGCTGCGGTCCAAGCTTGGCCGGAAGAATATAGCTGAAAAGGAGAATGAAGCATCTGAAGGCCTGCCTTTTCCACGCAACCGGCATTTTGTTGGAAGGGAGAAGGAGCTGAGTGAAATCGAAGGCATGCTCTTTGGGTCGACTGTGGATATCCAAGAAGATTGCCCAAGGGCTTCCAGTACAAATGAGAGATCAAGTGGTGTATCTGATGGATTTGCTGACGAGGATAGTGATACTGCGAGGAAATCTAATGCCAGGTACATCAGCCTGGAAATGCGCAAGTGCAAGGAACCGACATTGGAGGCTTGGATTGACCCAGTGATTGAGTTGTCATCAGGTAAAAACAGAAGCCTCCAAAAGCAAAGGTCAAAGCACAGGAGGTCAAGGTTTCGGTGCAACAGCAAGGGCTATAACAGTTCCAATGTAATCTGCATCAATGGTTCTTCAGGCATTGGCAAGACTGAACTGGCGTTGGAGTTTGCTTACAGGTACTCACAGCGGTACAAGATGGTATTGTGGATTGGAGGTGAAGCTCGGTATTTGAGGCAGAATATACTCAATTTATCCATGAATTTGGGATTGGATATCAGTGCTGAGGCTGAGAAGGATAGGGGTAGGATCAGGAGCTTTGAGGAGCAAGAATTTGATGCTTTCCAGCGGGTGAAGCGGGAGCTTTTCCGTGATG carries:
- the LOC120713691 gene encoding uncharacterized protein LOC120713691, which codes for MEDEQKAACFLDVPKDIPIATKSLTIRTSAAGCGSGSDRSCPISPAISITPHLYSPSPPSSAFVSALQSPYISPRVLEPPPPPPAPQPRQETKAAGGSVATTAAPSPASCSNGSHSEDIDAPSAPSALRTPPSERYDSSRIDAAKISDGGGGALPPRVSFSFPVPRVSFTRGSVASPSSNAKLRSCDVYIGYHGNGGLGRFCKWLKSELELQGIASFVADRAKYSDSQNHEVADRIICSVAFGVVVVTMSSFLNPFSLEEIRFFAQKKNLVPILFDTELSEIAGLFYGKLEDKEGKEAFEGLMRCHEFKLEANEGNSRSCVLRTVTLLRSKLGRKNIAEKENEASEGLPFPRNRHFVGREKELSEIEGMLFGSTVDIQEDCPRASSTNERSSGVSDGFADEDSDTARKSNARYISLEMRKCKEPTLEAWIDPVIELSSGKNRSLQKQRSKHRRSRFRCNSKGYNSSNVICINGSSGIGKTELALEFAYRYSQRYKMVLWIGGEARYLRQNILNLSMNLGLDISAEAEKDRGRIRSFEEQEFDAFQRVKRELFRDVPYLLVIDNLESERDWWEGKDLHDFILRNTGATHVIVTTRLPRVMNLEPMQLPQLSYIDAMALIQGKRKKDYPPEETEVLRKFDERLGRLSFGLWVVGSLLSELMIAPSTLFEAVERISLSENLFPIGANDDGFCRNNSFLIKVLVFCFALMDRAKGGSLTSRMVIAGSWLAPAPVSSTLLAATASKLPMKGSGMHLFGESLKTAFLCGTHCFLAPNGRKAEVESALLLVNLGLARKANRHPGCWIQFHPITQLFGKIRGGLVPTTAAVNGVMRAGNPSVYSDHLWASAFLVFGFKSEPPAVQLKAVDMVLFIKKTALPLAIDSFMSFSRCGSALELLKVCTNVLEEVEKSYASRMQDWNRGSLCWRKKLQPNHRVDEFVWQEVTLLKATLLETRAKLLLRGGLFDTGEELCRTCISIRTVMLGHCHAQTLAAQETLAKLVRYRSKI